One stretch of Girardinichthys multiradiatus isolate DD_20200921_A chromosome 2, DD_fGirMul_XY1, whole genome shotgun sequence DNA includes these proteins:
- the bhlhe41 gene encoding class E basic helix-loop-helix protein 41 — protein MDERIPHLQDRQFMEHADFLGMDFPPLYMCKSKRGIKREDGGKDAYKLPHRLIEKKRRDRINECIGQLKDLLPEHLKLSTLGHLEKAVVLELTLKHLNALTAVTEQQHQKIIALQNGDRSMRPPVHADLDAFHSGFQTCAKEVLQYLSQAENWTAREKKCAQLINHLHKVLAQFQPDAPRVQHQLPAGDTQDAHKSDVQANCVPVIQRTQGGELNENDTDTDSGYGGEAEKSDRKDKECERNKAVKIKQEFGDNRAAKKTKMCWSGNGDPSRPDVAFMNSLMGISSVGQQTPICMPFYFINPSAAASYMPFFDKSNIEKYMYPAAAALASPFPWLYPAHASAAAAAAAAAAFPGLSAHFGANAHPKDSQLQDDSGSRETEASSPEEREETPASDNEEGDVDDASPDSNNSPQEQFFACQKS, from the exons ATGGATGAAAGAATACCGCACTTACAGGACAGGCAGTTCATGGAGCACGCAGATTTTCTCGG GATGGATTTCCCTCCGCTCTACATGTGCAAATCTAAACGAGGCATAAAGCGTGAGGACGGCGGGAAG GACGCATACAAGTTACCGCACCGGCTCATAGAGAAGAAGAGGAGAGACAGAATTAACGAATGTATTGGCCAGCTGAAGGATCTGCTGCCCGAACATCTGAAGCTCTCG ACGCTCGGGCACTTGGAGAAAGCGGTGGTGCTGGAGTTAACGCTGAAGCATCTGAACGCACTGACCGCTGTCACCGAGCAGCAGCACCAGAAGATCATCGCCTTGCAGAATG GAGACCGCTCAATGAGACCCCCCGTCCACGCTGATCTGGATGCGTTCCACTCAGGGTTCCAGACCTGCGCCAAAGAGGTCCTGCAGTACCTGAGCCAAGCTGAGAACTGGACCGCCAGAGAAAAGAAATGCGCGCAGCTGATCAACCATCTCCACAAGGTGCTGGCGCAGTTCCAGCCCGACGCACCGCGGGTCCAGCATCAGCTGCCCGCCGGAGACACGCAGGACGCGCACAAGTCCGACGTTCAAGCCAACTGCGTCCCGGTCATCCAGAGGACCCAGGGCGGGGAGCTTAACGAGAACGATACAGACACAGACAGTGGATATGGTGGGGAGGCGGAAAAGAGCGACAGGAAAGACAAAGAGTGTGAGCGCAACAAAGCGGTGAAGATCAAGCAAGAGTTTGGAGATAACAGAGCGGCCAAAAAAACTAAGATGTGCTGGTCTGGGAACGGGGATCCGTCCAGACCAGATGTGGCGTTTATGAACTCTCTGATGGGAATAAGCAGTGTGGGACAGCAGACACCGATTTGCATGCCTTTCTACTTCATCAACCCGTCAGCTGCGGCGTCCTATATGCCTTTTTTCGACAAAAGCAACATTGAAAAGTACATGTACCCCGCGGCGGCCGCCCTTGCGTCCCCGTTCCCCTGGCTGTACCCTGCACATGCGTCAGCAGCGGCGGCCGCGGCAGCTGCTGCCGCTTTTCCCGGCCTGTCTGCTCACTTTGGAGCCAATGCTCATCCGAAAGACTCCCAGCTTCAGGACGACAGCGGGTCACGCGAGACCGAGGCGAGCTCACCTGAGGAGCGCGAGGAAACTCCCGCGAGTGACAACGAAGAGGGTGACGTAGATGACGCGTCCCCAGACAGCAACAACAGCCCACAGGAGCAGTTTTTTGCATGTCAGAAGAGCTAA